The sequence TACCCAGTTTCAAGAGTGTTATTCTGACAATTaaagtgatatatttttaaaactcttcaaaattaaactaaaattcaGGTTGAAATAATGAAACCTGCTGGAAATAAAGAAGTTAAGGTCTAATGTTCCTATATATAGATAGTCAATGGTCCACAGTTTCAGCTTGTGAGTTAAGTTTTGGGTTACTGGGATATTGTTCTGTGCATTATTATTCTTTGAAAAGCTTCTGAAATCAAGACAGAATGAAAATATACCCAGATATCAGAGTTTAGGATAgcaaaaatctgatttttaaaaaaattatatgttattCTGTAAACAGAAGAATCCATGATTTGCTAGTTTATctaagttaaatataaaataaatcattccaaATACAAATGATGACTCTGCCATGCCAGAAAATGATCTGCTGTACCTCTGGCTAGAAGGATATGTGCATTTTATTACCGTGAAAACATATCATAAGCAATACTTATGTAAGGTCATATGATAAACATTCTATAGAATCGCAGTGACTTAAAACTGAAAGGGACCTTTTAGATTACTTTATCTCATCCTCTTATAAATGCAGAAACAGAGGCCTAAAGACAGGAATTGACTTATTCACAACCACATGCTATTTAGTGGGCAAAAGTTTCAAAACCCAAGTCTCCTGATTcccagccttttattttttaaaaatactgttccCTATACAGACCTCACAACACCTGGCAGCTCCTAGACCTTGATGTAAGCAGTTTGCAGAACCATCGCCCACTGTCAGAGACTTGCAGGGTGCCATTTCCCTCTCGGTTTCTGTGAGAGATGCATGTAGAGCGGATAGTTGTTTCCTCCTCAGTTGGCATGGTTgcttgaattttccttttgttcctcacagagtatacatttgttttcttccagtaATACAAGAATCTCCAGAGGAAGGAGTCAGATGGTCCATAATGAGCTTGACAGGCATTTCTTCCAAAGACGctggggattacaagtgtaaggcCAAAAATCTGGCTGGGATGTCAGAAGCTGTGGTTATTGTGACAGTGCTTGGCATTACCACAACTCCGATACCACCAGACACTTCTGAAAGACCTGGATATCATCCTGAGTGGGATGCCCAGCCGGGATCTGGAAGATCTACATCTAGCACATCATCATATCCTTggtcctcttccttctcccctacatcttctttttctgcttctaCTTTGTCTCCTCCCTCTactgcttccttctctttatctcctttcttctcctccacTGTTTCTTCAATCACAACTCTGAGCACAAGCATCTCAGCCACCACCATGGCCAACAAGCAATCATTCCAGCTCCACCCAGAtgggaaaagaaatttaaaggcaGCAAAGAGTGGAAGTAAGCTTCCTCCAGCCAGcacaaggaagaaagaagagctgGCATTGTTGGATCACACAATGCTTACGGAGACAAATGCCACAATAGAAAACCTCAGGGTGGTCAGTGAGACTAAAGAGAGTGTGACATTGACGTGGAATATGATCAACACCACACATAACTCTGCAGTGACTGTGTTGTATTCCAAGTATGGTGGGAAGGACCTGCTGCTGTTGAATGCAGACTCCAGCAAGAACCAAGTAACCATAGATGGCTTGGAACCTGGTGGGCAATACATGGCCTGTGTCTGTCCAAAAGGAGTGCCTCCCCAGAAAGACCAATGCATCACCTTTTCTACCGAAACAGTAGAAGGAGATGATTCTCAATGGTCTCTCCTTCTCGTGGTGACCAGTACTGCCTGTGTTGTTGTCTTACTATTGATTTGTTTCTTGTTGTACAAAGTTTGCAAACTGCAATGTAAGTCAGAACCTTTTTGGGAAGATGATTTGGCAAAAGAGACTTATATCCAATTTGAGACCCTGTTTCCCAGGTCTCAAAGTGTAGGTGAGCTCTGGACACGAAGTCACAGGGATGACTCAGAAAAATTGCTGCTTTGTTCGAGGTCAAGTGTGGAATCTCAGGTGACTTTTAAAAGTGAAAGTTCCAGACCAGAGCATTATTGCTAAGGTTGTGCAGCTCAGGTGCATGTGAGCTACAAAATTAGCATCTAAGGGTATAATTGACCCTAGGTTTGGATGACTTTTGGACAGACTTTCACATTGTGTGTGAAAATCacaaatggaatgcttttaagtGTGTTTAAAAAATAGCATGAGACCTCTGAACTGAAAAGACAAATAacgttgattttttttcttgtgtggaAAAGGtctacagaaataatttttagagtGTTGCTTACtaaattattaatactttttagGGTACTGTTTTAGTTCTTAAAAATAAGTTCATatccgagacgggcggatcacgaggtcaggagatcgagaccatcctggctaacacggtgaaaccccgtctctactaaaaaatacaaaaaactagccgggcaaggtggcgggcgcctgtagtcccagctactcgggaggctgaggcaggagaatggcgtaaacccggggggcggagcttgcagtgagctgagatctggccactgcactccagcctgggcgacacagcgagactccgtctcaaaaaaaaaaaaaaataagttcataTGAAAGTAGCAAATGaactctgtatttaaaaatacagttttttgaGTAACGAGGAAACATTAGCAAAGCCAGCTAAGCCTTGATGTTTATTCATGTTCGAAGTGCATTATGGCATTTTCTGTGGACGTTTTCTGACGTTGCCTAATGGAGAGTGTGGGATCACAAAGGATTTTTTGTTCACTAAGGTTAAATCTAACTCATGGGGGAGGGAGGGCTCTGTCTCTTCATACCATTATACATTGTAATACTATAGAGTTGTGTTCATATTGCATGTaagaaaaatgtttgcttttctttagaaatatagGTATTAGTAAAAGTAAGTATACAAAGAGGATTATGACAAATAGACCATTTCTTTCAAAATGGTAACTGTTGCATTGAAACACATCTGCTGACAGATAatatggatatttaaaaataactttaaatcagtcttttaatattttgctatttgctcttattttctctcttctttcttccttcctggtcttccctccctttccttccttcattccttctttcttctgctttgtcagaagatatacaagtggccaaagAATCACAAGCCAAGCAGTTTGTCTTCTGCCATATTATCTTTTGATTTCTGTTGataaagaaaaagcttttgaaaTTACTTACTGCCCTTTGAAAGTCTGTTTTAGAACCCCAAAGGATAGTTGAGGATTTTGAAAGGGAAGCCTCAGTAGATTCATTTGGTTAGACTCTTTTCCTAGGTTAAAAACATCGGGGAACTTAAGTACATAGGAAAGGagttcataaataaaatttagctttTTTAGAAAGGGAATATTTTAATAACTGTAGTGTACTATAAGAGACATCTTGTGGCTTTAAGATTAATGATAGTGATAAGACCCACTCAAGCATCTCACAGGGCTGATATTACATGCAACTTAGCAGGATGCAACCTGGCCCAGTGATTTCCAGGAGACAAGGCCACCTCAGCACAGATGCAACTTTCATAAATCTTAGAACAAAGCCTACCCTTACTAGATTAAACCTGCTCTATGAAAGAAACACTTGGTAATTGACCCAGACTGAATACATGTATAAGAAATGGGAAAGATCTCCCAAACTCTGAGAATTGTCCTCAAATAGAAGCCCTCCTAGTCAGTTGGTCATCTGACCTCTGACTATATCCGGCCCATGACACCAGCCAACTCCTGCTTTCCTTGTAAGAGGATGAAATTTAAGTAAGTCAATGAGTGACGACACCCATTTCTATAGGAGGATCAAGGGAGAGTGGCCAGGGCCTGGCTCTGATCGAGAGATTGGTTGAGATCTGAGGAACACTCTACAGTGGGTCTGGCagtttttgttctattttcacATCTGTTGCTGCCTTCTACCTTCACTTCATGCCTCTGTTTTGGAGGTAGACACCAGACAAAATTTGCCAAAATTACTTTTAAGACTACTCTGGTCCCACAGGAAGGTGGGCTCCTAGGAGGAGGGTGGTAGGAATGCTGTAAGCTGGGGGACACCCTGGGCTTGAAGAGCCACCCACCAACTGGTGTGTCTCTAGCCTCAGCTATGGGAGAGGAGCTCCCCGTCCCCAAAGGTCCTGGCATCATGACCCCACAGACCAAGAAGGCTCAAGTACAGCTTCTCCACAGAAAGCTTATCTGTTGCCCGCCAACCGGGGAAAGAGACTCTTCTCCAACAGACCCCTGGTCTAATGCTGTTAGCAAAGCCACCAAATCACCAACAGGCCTGTTGCTGCTATCTCTGTTCCTCTGCACGCTCCCAGTGAGACAGTGCGGCTTCCCCAGGGCTTTACCACCCCTACAATGCCTACTGGGTGCTGCTGGCTGCTGGCAGCAGCCCATGCGCAGCACATCCAAATCACGGGGCTCCCTCACCTCAGAGTTGCCACTCTGCACCTGGCTGCCCTGGAGGCCTGTGAGCTGCTGCGTGATCATCCTGAGTGTGCCAGATTACCCCCAGTGGCACCACAGGCATTGCCAGTCACCTCCTGGCCACAGTTAAGAAAGCAGCTGCCACCTCCAGAAACAGCTAGGGTGAGGAAGAACGAATCCCAGATCCCAAAGCAAGCACTCTCTCTAGCAGGACTGGGTTAGTAACCATCAGAGTCGGTTGTTACAAAGTGAGGTTCCTCCTTGTCTTGGCTCCCTTTGGCACACTCCGCTTCCTTTTCCACTTCTCTGCCATGCTGTGACATGGCAGAGGCCTCACTGGAAGCTGGTCAGATATAGTGGGCAGATCTTTGACTCCtaggcctccagaattgtgagccaaagtaaacctctcttctttctaAATTACTCAGTGTCCTGTTCTGGTGACTCTCCCTTACTCCTGTCCATTCTGTTATGAccacagaaaacagactaaggaAATTCTTATGGATAGAAGATGCATTCTTACCTTAAATCTTAGAAACCTCAGcatatgagggtttttttttaccTTATTAGGTCaggaactttcaccttttcatgtAAAGGAAGCAGTTGacggcttctctttggcatatccaaGTTGCCTGAGTCACTATTCTTGTGCTTTGGGACCACTGTCAAGTAAAATAAGTATTACTGGAATGCAAGCACCATGATACCACGACGGTCCATCTGATAACTGTGGCGCCTCCTAAGTGACTGATGGGCGGGGAGTGCATGGTGTGGATCCTCCAGACAAAGGGGTGGCTTACATCCTGGGTGGGATGGAGCTGGATGGCAAAAGATTTCATCAGGCCACTCACAGCCACACCTCCTGGAAACACTCAGAGCCCTACTTGCGCTTGGCAGCCATATGAAACGGACAAAACCTGAAACTCTAGCTTGATTGGACCACCTCCAAGATCAacttaaaatttatgaattgtttatttgtaGATTTCCCATTAAAAATTTTCGGACTGTGGTTGAAATTGGGTATCTgaaaacatggaaaacaaaacGTCGGATAAGGGGGTACTACTGTAGGCCCTTTGACACAGGCAGAAATTCGAAGCCCACTCAAACACCTGATACGGAGGCCCAACAGGAAAGGTGCCACCTGGCTGTACTGTGCATACTGAACAAGAAGGGTCTACAATTCACAGGCCAAGAATACAACAGC is a genomic window of Macaca mulatta isolate MMU2019108-1 chromosome 5, T2T-MMU8v2.0, whole genome shotgun sequence containing:
- the LRIT3 gene encoding leucine-rich repeat, immunoglobulin-like domain and transmembrane domain-containing protein 3 gives rise to the protein MHLFACLCIVLNVLEGVGCSCPSQCTCDYHGRNDGSGSRLVLCNDMDMNELPTNLPVDTVKLRIEKTVIRRISAEAFYYLVELQYLWVTYNSVASIDPSSFYNLKQLHELRLDGNSLAAFPWASLLDMPLLRTLDLHNNKITSVPNEALRYLKNLAYLDLSSNRLTTLPPDFLESWSHLVTTPSGGLDLSPSRIILGLQDNPWFCDCRISKMIELSKVVDSAIVLLDPLMTCSEPERLTGILFQRAELEHCLKPSVMTSATKIMSALGSNVLLRCDATGFPTPQLTWTRSDSSPVNYTVIQESPEEGVRWSIMSLTGISSKDAGDYKCKAKNLAGMSEAVVIVTVLGITTTPIPPDTSERPGYHPEWDAQPGSGRSTSSTSSYPWSSSFSPTSSFSASTLSPPSTASFSLSPFFSSTVSSITTLSTSISATTMANKQSFQLHPDGKRNLKAAKSGSKLPPASTRKKEELALLDHTMLTETNATIENLRVVSETKESVTLTWNMINTTHNSAVTVLYSKYGGKDLLLLNADSSKNQVTIDGLEPGGQYMACVCPKGVPPQKDQCITFSTETVEGDDSQWSLLLVVTSTACVVVLLLICFLLYKVCKLQCKSEPFWEDDLAKETYIQFETLFPRSQSVGELWTRSHRDDSEKLLLCSRSSVESQVTFKSESSRPEHYC